The Budorcas taxicolor isolate Tak-1 chromosome 2, Takin1.1, whole genome shotgun sequence genome window below encodes:
- the PRM3 gene encoding protamine-3 has product MGSRCAKLGTGHGRGHESSMKKLVACVSQDNFSLSSEGEEEEEEGEEEELPVQGKLLLLEAGQQEEGAEDADAEVQQSPEPKQARS; this is encoded by the coding sequence ATGGGTTCCCGCTGTGCCAAGCTTGGCACGGGCCACGGCCGGGGCCACGAATCTTCCATGAAGAAGCTCGTGGCCTGCGTGAGCCAGGATAACTTCTCCTTGTCGTCGGagggcgaggaggaggaggaggagggagaagaggaggagctCCCGGTGCAgggcaagctgctgctgctggaggccGGGCAGCAGGAGGAAGGGGCCGAAGATGCCGACGCGGAGGTCCAGCAGAGCCCCGAGCCCAAGCAGGCGCGCTCCTGA